Proteins encoded in a region of the Megalops cyprinoides isolate fMegCyp1 chromosome 3, fMegCyp1.pri, whole genome shotgun sequence genome:
- the mogat3b gene encoding 2-acylglycerol O-acyltransferase 3b isoform X2 — protein sequence MAQEKTPWKEFVEKLSVLQWVLTFLLMGVSCVLLMVYLMFTSLWLLPTVYMIWMVMDWDTPERGGRRNEWVRNWTVWQHFQEYFPVKLVKTAELNPKKNYILGSHPHGIMCAGAFSCFSTECSGFSQTFPGMRPCLAILAGLFRLPLYRDYLMSAGMCPVSKPSLEFLLSKNGSGNAVVIVIGGAAESLSSSPGVNTVVMKQRKGFVRLALEYGADLVPVYSFGENELFRQVVFEEGSVMRALQTAFKKVMGFAPCLFIGQSWGLVPYRTPITTVVGRPISVPHISSPSEEVVDHYHGLYMEALTQLFHEHKTLCGLSESHQLHII from the exons ATGGCGCAGGAGAAGACGCCATGGAAAGAGTTTGTGGAGAAACTCAGTGTGCTGCAATGGGTGCTCACCTTCCTGCTGATGG GTGTGTCCTGTGTTCTGTTGATGGTCTACCTGATGTTCACCTCTCTGTGGCTCCTGCCCACTGTCTACATGATCTGGATGGTTATGGATTGGGACACGCCAGAGAGAG ggggcaggCGGAATGAGTGGGTGAGGAACTGGACTGTGTGGCAGCACTTCCAGGAGTACTTCCCTGTGAAG CTGGTAAAGACAGCAGAGCTGAACCCCAAGAAAAACTACATCCTGGGGTCACACCCCCATGGGATCATGTGTGCCGGAGCCTTCTCCTGCTTCAGCACAGAGTGCAGTGGGTTCAGCCAGACCTTCCCGGGCATGCGCCCCTGCCTTGCTATCCTGGCTGGCCTCTTCCGACTGCCACTCTACCGCGACTACCTCATGAGTGCAG GTATGTGCCCAGTCAGCAAACCCAGTCTGGAGTTCCTTCTCTCCAAGAATGGCAGCGGTAATGCAGTGGTGATTGTGATAGGGGGCGCTGCTGAGTCGCTGTCCTCCTCCCCAGGGGTTAACACTGTGGTGATGAAGCAGAGGAAAGGCTTTGTCAGGCTGGCTCTGGAATACGG AGCTGACCTGGTGCCAGTCTACAGCTTTGGGGAGAACGAGCTGTTCCGGCAGGTGGTGTTTGAGGAGGGCAGCGTGATGCGGGCCCTGCAGACAGCCTTTAAGAAAGTCATGGGTTTCGCCCCCTGTCTGTTCATTGGCCAGAGCTGGGGCCTGGTCCCGTACAGGACTCCAATCACCACCGTTG tgggTCGGCCCATCTCCGTGCCCCATATCTCTTCTCCTTCTGAGGAGGTGGTGGACCACTACCACGGCCTGTACATGGAGGCTCTGACCCAGCTCTTCCACGAGCACAAGACCCTCTGCGGCCTGTCTGAGAGCCACCAGCTGCACATCATTTAG
- the mogat3b gene encoding 2-acylglycerol O-acyltransferase 3b isoform X1, with translation MSSCQDVCRQRRLYRGSSVLSHSVADMAQEKTPWKEFVEKLSVLQWVLTFLLMGVSCVLLMVYLMFTSLWLLPTVYMIWMVMDWDTPERGGRRNEWVRNWTVWQHFQEYFPVKLVKTAELNPKKNYILGSHPHGIMCAGAFSCFSTECSGFSQTFPGMRPCLAILAGLFRLPLYRDYLMSAGMCPVSKPSLEFLLSKNGSGNAVVIVIGGAAESLSSSPGVNTVVMKQRKGFVRLALEYGADLVPVYSFGENELFRQVVFEEGSVMRALQTAFKKVMGFAPCLFIGQSWGLVPYRTPITTVVGRPISVPHISSPSEEVVDHYHGLYMEALTQLFHEHKTLCGLSESHQLHII, from the exons ATGTCCTCCTGCCAAGACGTCTGCCGACAGCGGCGGCTGTATAGAGGATCCTCTGTTCTCTCACACAGC GTTGCTGATATGGCGCAGGAGAAGACGCCATGGAAAGAGTTTGTGGAGAAACTCAGTGTGCTGCAATGGGTGCTCACCTTCCTGCTGATGG GTGTGTCCTGTGTTCTGTTGATGGTCTACCTGATGTTCACCTCTCTGTGGCTCCTGCCCACTGTCTACATGATCTGGATGGTTATGGATTGGGACACGCCAGAGAGAG ggggcaggCGGAATGAGTGGGTGAGGAACTGGACTGTGTGGCAGCACTTCCAGGAGTACTTCCCTGTGAAG CTGGTAAAGACAGCAGAGCTGAACCCCAAGAAAAACTACATCCTGGGGTCACACCCCCATGGGATCATGTGTGCCGGAGCCTTCTCCTGCTTCAGCACAGAGTGCAGTGGGTTCAGCCAGACCTTCCCGGGCATGCGCCCCTGCCTTGCTATCCTGGCTGGCCTCTTCCGACTGCCACTCTACCGCGACTACCTCATGAGTGCAG GTATGTGCCCAGTCAGCAAACCCAGTCTGGAGTTCCTTCTCTCCAAGAATGGCAGCGGTAATGCAGTGGTGATTGTGATAGGGGGCGCTGCTGAGTCGCTGTCCTCCTCCCCAGGGGTTAACACTGTGGTGATGAAGCAGAGGAAAGGCTTTGTCAGGCTGGCTCTGGAATACGG AGCTGACCTGGTGCCAGTCTACAGCTTTGGGGAGAACGAGCTGTTCCGGCAGGTGGTGTTTGAGGAGGGCAGCGTGATGCGGGCCCTGCAGACAGCCTTTAAGAAAGTCATGGGTTTCGCCCCCTGTCTGTTCATTGGCCAGAGCTGGGGCCTGGTCCCGTACAGGACTCCAATCACCACCGTTG tgggTCGGCCCATCTCCGTGCCCCATATCTCTTCTCCTTCTGAGGAGGTGGTGGACCACTACCACGGCCTGTACATGGAGGCTCTGACCCAGCTCTTCCACGAGCACAAGACCCTCTGCGGCCTGTCTGAGAGCCACCAGCTGCACATCATTTAG